The Candidatus Neomarinimicrobiota bacterium DNA segment TTACAATTAAGCGCCCTGCTGATTATCAGCTCCCAATGGAAGACGTAACTACGAATTATATCATAGCCCGGGACCGAAATTTTTTCGTTTATCCCACTGATTATCATAGATTTGTGAAGCGCTTCGAGGGGAGTTTCCAGCATGGTGGTATTTCGCTGGAGGAGATGGTGGTCCCGGTAGCGACTCTAAGCCCCAGGGGTGCTTAGTGCGGGTATGTTCCCTAAGGGGCCACTGGAATGGATAGGTGCCCATACCCATAGCCCGGAGGAGACCCTGCAGGCGGGGATGGAGTTCGCCAGTTTTTTGAGGCCGGGGGATGTGGTCGCCCTGCACGGCGAGCTGGGTAGCGGTAAGACGACCTTCGTTCAGGGAATATCTCAGGGCCTGGGGCTCAACGATCAGGTGTCCTCCCCAACCTTTGCCTTGATCCACGAGCACGGTCAGCCCCCCAGACTCTATCACATGGATTGCTTCCGGGAGACCTCCCTTGTACGATGGCGCCAGCTGGGACTGGCGGAGTACTTTTACGGTGAAGCCGTATCAGTGATTGAATGGGCTGAAAACATTGCCCCCCTTCTGCCGGAAGGTACCATTCACCTTACTTTTTCCCATGGCCGAGCTAGCAACGAACGCATCATTGAGGTGCAGCCATGAGGCTTCTCGCCATTGAGACGGCCTATGACCTGTGCGGTGTGGCTTTGCTGAGTGAGGCGGGTGTGGAAGTAGTGGAGGAACAGCATGCGCCCCGCCGCCACAACGAGGTTCTGGCTCCGGCGGTGGAGCGGCTTCTAGCAGCCGCGGGTTGTCGCTTGGCCGATGTGGACAGCATTGCTTTATCAGTCGGGCCGGGCTCATACACCGGACTCCGGGTGGGGATGAGCTATGCCAAGGGCCTGGCCTTCGGTACCGGCCTCCCTATCATCCCGGTACCAACCCTTCCCAGCCTGCTGGAAGGGGAAAGGATTGAGCCGCCCGATTGGGTGGCTGCCTGGTCCCATGGCAGAAATGTGTATGCCATACGCCGGGAGGGCGACGAGTGGGGGGCGGTTCAATTCATGCGCTGGGATGACTTTGTGCCCCAAGCTGAAGGACAGATTGTGGCCGGCTACCTCCTGGAGCGATTTCGAGCCGGTTCTGAGCTCGTGGTGGTGGAGACCTGTCCTTCGGCGGTGAAAGTGGGTAAATTTGCTCTGGGGAAGGGGCTTCCGCCGGCCTCCGACCTGGCAGCTTTGGTCCCGGATTATCATCAGGAATATCAGGAGAGATTATCAAGCTATGCTCATTCGTAGGGCCCAAGTCCCGGATATTGACCAGATGGTGAACATTGAGGAACTCTGTTATGAGCATCCCTGGCCGCGGGAAGCTTTCGAAGAGGAGATTGAGCAAGGCGATATTGGGTTTGGTATGGTAGCGGAAGAGGAAGGTTTAATTGTTGGTTTTCTTTCCGGAATGATCGTTTCGGACGAGTTCCATTTGCATAATATTGCAGTCCATCCCGACTTTCGCGGGAGGGGTATCGGTCGGGGATTGATTGAGGCGGTGGAATCCTTCTGCCGGAAAAGTGACTTCAAGCGTATTTTGCTGGAGGTCAGAAAGGATAACGAAATCGCCCGGCACCTTTATCAGAGTATGGGTTTTAAAGCTGTGGGGACCCGCAAAGACTATTACGGTCTTGGCCGCGATGCTTATCTGTTTACCAAACAGATAGAGTCGGAGTGAGTTGTGGCCTGGTTTCGCCGCAGCGCGAAGAAGATCCTTTCCACCGAGCGGAAGAACCTGGCAGGCGATCTGTGGACCAAATGCCCCGGGTGTAATGAGTACATCTACCGGGATGAGCTGGAGCGATCCAGATTTGTATGTCCTACCTGCTCCCATCATTTCAGCATTGGCTGCCGGAAGTACTTGGAGCACCTTCTGGATCATCAGAACAGGTTTACGGAGCTGAATCCTGGTCTGACGTCGATTGATCCCCTGCAATTCAAGGCCGAGAAGAAGTATGCGGACCAGTTGGCGGCGGCGAAGAAGAAGACCGGCCTTAACGAAGCCGTAGTGACTGTGGTTGGCACTATTGAGGGCTACAAGGTTGTCCTGGGGGTAATGGATTTTGCCTTCATTGGCGGCAGCATGGGATCTGTGGTGGGTGAGAAGGTTTCACGGGCGATTGACTATGCGCGTGAGCACCACTTTCCACTAGTCATTATATCTGCTTCCGGTGGGGCGCGTATGCAAGAGGCAGCTTTGAGTTTAATGCAGATGGCGAAGACCAGCGCCAAGCTGAGCTTATTCTCTCAGGAAGGCGGCCTATACATTTCGGTGCTTACCGATCCAACCACGGGCGGGGTGACGGCTAGCTATGCCATGCTGGGGGACGTTATTCTGGCCGAGCCCGGCGCCCTGATCGGATTTGCTGGTGCCCGGGTAATCAAGCAGACTATTGGCCAGGATCTTCCAGAAGGCTTCCAGCGGGCCGAGTTCCTGTTGGAGAAAGGCTTCGTAGACCACATTGTCCACCGTAAAGACTTGAAGGGAACCCTGGCTCACTTGATTGAATTTTTTGGCTATGAGCGTGCCTCTAATTCTCATCAGTAACGACGATGGGATTCAGGCAGCCGGTTTGCGGGCTCTCTGCGAAGCCATGCTTTCCCTGGGAGAAGTAGTAGTGATGGCTCCTGAGGTTGAGCGGAGCGCGGCCGGCCATGCCATTACCCTTGCGGATCCCCTGCGGGTGAACGAGGTGAATCTGGGTCTATCAGATGTGACGGCCTACTCATGCTCCGGAACTCCTGCTGACTGCGTCAAGCTGGCAGTCCTGGCGGTTCTATCACGGCGGCCCGATCTGGTGGTTTCTGGCATCAATCATGGCAGCAATACGGGAATCAACGTAATCTATTCCGGTACTATCTCGGCCGCCACCGAAGGGACGATTTTGGGTGTGCCCAGTGCGGCTTTCTCCATTGACTGCTGGGGGTGCCCCGATTTCGGCCCCGCCAAGGCTATTGCTAATCAGATTGCCGGGAAAATATTGAAGCGGGGACTCCCGCAAGGCACCTTCTTAAACGTGAATATTCCCAACCTGCCGGCTGAGCAACTGCCACCCGGTAGCCTCGACGGGCACGGTTATGTTCTCACCGTGCATGGGAAAGCCGACTGGCAGGACCAATTCGACCGGCGTGTGGATCCCCAAAACCGGATCTACTACTGGCTTACTGGACGCAAACGGGAGCGCCAGGAGCCGCCCGATACTGACGAGGAAACACTGAAATCCGGTAAGGTGAGCATCACCCCCCTGCACTACGACCTCACTGACCGCAGCTATCTGAAAGACCTGGCCAAGTGGGATTTGTTCCAACCGGCGTGACGCACCGGCAGACAGTGGCGATCCTGGACTTCGGGTCCCAGTATACCAAGGTGATCGCCCGCCGGGTTCGAGAGCACCACGTTTATTCGGAAATCCTGCCCTTTGATACCACCGCCGAAGCGCTGTCGGGGGAGCATATCGCTGCCATTATCCTTTCCGGTGGCCCAGCCAGTGTATTCGGCGCGGCGGCACCCCAGCTTGATAACCGGGTGCTGGCGTTGAACAAACCCATTTTGGGCATTTGCTACGGCCTTCAAACCCTGCTGCATCTTACCGGGGGCAAGGTCAGCACCGGTGGCCGGGGCGAATACGGTCCTGCGACGCTGTCTATTGACAAAGCAGACAATCTGTTTCAAGGCCTTTCTGACCGGATTCCCGTATGGATGAGTCACGGTGATCGGGTGGAAGAACTTTCGTCTGAATGGGAGGTCCTGGGGCGGTCGGAGAACGGCGCTATCGCGGCGGTGCGGCACCGGGCAAATCCCTTTTTCGGCACCCAGTTCCATCCCGAAGTGCAACATACACCTGATGGGGGCACCATACTCGCTAACTTTTTGTTCACTATTGCCGGCTGCAAGCCCGACTGGACGCCCACCCACTATCTGGAGGAGCTGACGGCGCGCATCCAGGAGGAAGTGGGCAAAGGCAGGGTTCTGTGTGCCCTCTCCGGGGGAGTAGACAGTTCGGTGGTGGGGACCCTGCTCACAAAGATCCTGGGCGAACGAGTGGTGTGTGTGTTAATTGACCACGGCTTGCTGCGGAAGAATGAGGCGGAGCAGGTAATGTCCTCACTTGGGTTGGGTCTCGGCCTCCACATTCAGCGGGCCGATTATTCCGAGCAGTTCTTGGATGCCTTGAGGGGAGTTGAGGATCCGGAGGAGAAGCGCAAGATCATCGGACGGGAGTTCATCCAGGCCTTTGAGGAGGTAGCCCGGCAATTGGGGCCTGCCGAGTTCCTGGCTCAGGGGACTCTGTATCCCGACGTTATCGAATCTGGTGGGGTGGCTGGCGTGGCCCGAACCATCAAGTCCCATCACAACGTAGGAGGACTGCCGGAGAAGTTGGACTTCCAGCTGCTGGAGCCGTTGCGGGAGCTCTTCAAGGATGAGGTTCGCAATTTGGGCCG contains these protein-coding regions:
- the guaA gene encoding glutamine-hydrolyzing GMP synthase, whose amino-acid sequence is MGFVPTGVTHRQTVAILDFGSQYTKVIARRVREHHVYSEILPFDTTAEALSGEHIAAIILSGGPASVFGAAAPQLDNRVLALNKPILGICYGLQTLLHLTGGKVSTGGRGEYGPATLSIDKADNLFQGLSDRIPVWMSHGDRVEELSSEWEVLGRSENGAIAAVRHRANPFFGTQFHPEVQHTPDGGTILANFLFTIAGCKPDWTPTHYLEELTARIQEEVGKGRVLCALSGGVDSSVVGTLLTKILGERVVCVLIDHGLLRKNEAEQVMSSLGLGLGLHIQRADYSEQFLDALRGVEDPEEKRKIIGREFIQAFEEVARQLGPAEFLAQGTLYPDVIESGGVAGVARTIKSHHNVGGLPEKLDFQLLEPLRELFKDEVRNLGRELGVPEDILQRHPFPGPGLAVRIVGEVTRERVHMLREADWIYQGIL
- the tsaE gene encoding tRNA (adenosine(37)-N6)-threonylcarbamoyltransferase complex ATPase subunit type 1 TsaE — translated: MFPKGPLEWIGAHTHSPEETLQAGMEFASFLRPGDVVALHGELGSGKTTFVQGISQGLGLNDQVSSPTFALIHEHGQPPRLYHMDCFRETSLVRWRQLGLAEYFYGEAVSVIEWAENIAPLLPEGTIHLTFSHGRASNERIIEVQP
- the surE gene encoding 5'/3'-nucleotidase SurE, coding for MSVPLILISNDDGIQAAGLRALCEAMLSLGEVVVMAPEVERSAAGHAITLADPLRVNEVNLGLSDVTAYSCSGTPADCVKLAVLAVLSRRPDLVVSGINHGSNTGINVIYSGTISAATEGTILGVPSAAFSIDCWGCPDFGPAKAIANQIAGKILKRGLPQGTFLNVNIPNLPAEQLPPGSLDGHGYVLTVHGKADWQDQFDRRVDPQNRIYYWLTGRKRERQEPPDTDEETLKSGKVSITPLHYDLTDRSYLKDLAKWDLFQPA
- the accD gene encoding acetyl-CoA carboxylase, carboxyltransferase subunit beta: MAWFRRSAKKILSTERKNLAGDLWTKCPGCNEYIYRDELERSRFVCPTCSHHFSIGCRKYLEHLLDHQNRFTELNPGLTSIDPLQFKAEKKYADQLAAAKKKTGLNEAVVTVVGTIEGYKVVLGVMDFAFIGGSMGSVVGEKVSRAIDYAREHHFPLVIISASGGARMQEAALSLMQMAKTSAKLSLFSQEGGLYISVLTDPTTGGVTASYAMLGDVILAEPGALIGFAGARVIKQTIGQDLPEGFQRAEFLLEKGFVDHIVHRKDLKGTLAHLIEFFGYERASNSHQ
- the rimI gene encoding ribosomal protein S18-alanine N-acetyltransferase, whose product is MLIRRAQVPDIDQMVNIEELCYEHPWPREAFEEEIEQGDIGFGMVAEEEGLIVGFLSGMIVSDEFHLHNIAVHPDFRGRGIGRGLIEAVESFCRKSDFKRILLEVRKDNEIARHLYQSMGFKAVGTRKDYYGLGRDAYLFTKQIESE
- the tsaB gene encoding tRNA (adenosine(37)-N6)-threonylcarbamoyltransferase complex dimerization subunit type 1 TsaB translates to MRLLAIETAYDLCGVALLSEAGVEVVEEQHAPRRHNEVLAPAVERLLAAAGCRLADVDSIALSVGPGSYTGLRVGMSYAKGLAFGTGLPIIPVPTLPSLLEGERIEPPDWVAAWSHGRNVYAIRREGDEWGAVQFMRWDDFVPQAEGQIVAGYLLERFRAGSELVVVETCPSAVKVGKFALGKGLPPASDLAALVPDYHQEYQERLSSYAHS